CCTTGGACTGACTGCCAGCGGGAATCGTCACACTTGTTGTGACATCCCCTGCACCGACATCCTCACGAAGCCAGTTTTTGATTGATTCGATGAGTCCTTCATTATATCCGTTCAGTATCATGACATCAATTCCTCCACAATCGCTTGTTCTCGCTGCTGCAGACTATGCTTCTGCCATACGGCATCGTCACGCTGCGGGAAATCCTCACGATAGTGGGCTCCCCGACTTTCCTCGCGGTGTAATGCTCCAGTGGTAACCAACCAGGCACAGGTCAACAAGTTGGCATATTCCATCTCTTCTTTGTGAGTAAACTTCTGATCAAAAAATTGCAGTTCTTGTTGCAGCTTCTCTATTGCTGCTTGCAGGTTAACGCCATTCCGGCGCAACCCCACTTGACGTACCATCATTTTTTGCAGACGCAAGCGTTTTTCGGACACCGGCTTCTGCTCTTCCTTTATACTCCTGCGAATGCTTGTTGATGCGGGAACCCTTGACTGCAGTGGAGCAAGCGGAGGAAGGGATTGAATGCGATCCACGATTCTCCCGCCAAAGACGATGGCTTCAGACAGAGAGTTGCTTGCCAGGCGATTAGCACCATGTACTCCAGTAGAGGATACCTCACCGCAGGCAAATAACCGGCCAATGCTGCTCTCCCCGCTAAGATCGGTCTTCACTCCACCCATCATGTAATGTGCAGCAGGAGCGACAGGAATCCAGTCTGTGGTCATATCCAGTCCGTACCGCATACATGTTTCATAGATAGTAGGAAACCGATGCTTAATCATCTCCGCCGATTCATGAGTGATATCCAAATATACAAACGTACTGTTTGTCGATTCCATCTCACTGACAATGGCCCGGGCGACGATATCCCGTGGTGCCAGTTCAAGCTGTGCATGATAGCGCTCCATGAAGCGCTCGCCTTTCACATTGCGCAAATAGGCTCCTTCGCCACGAACAGCCTCGGACACCAGGAAACGTGGGGCTCCCGGATAACAAAGGGAGGTCGGGTGGAACTGGATAAACTCCATGTCCCGGACAACCGCTCCGGCACGATAGGCCATCGCCACACCATCTGCTGTAGCCACTTCCGGGTTAGTGGTATATCGGTACAACTGTCCAGCCCCACCAGAGCATAATACGGTTGCCTCTGCCTTCACAAATACTTGCGAACCGTCAGCCTTCTGAACCAACGCACCTACACATTCTCCCTGCTCTGTAATCAGGTCAATGACAAAATGCTCATCCCACACTTCAATCCCGGGATGTTCATTCGCCTGCGCAGCCAATGCACGCACAATCTCATATCCCGTTGCATCGCCATTGGCATGCAAAATACGGCGGTGGCTGTGCGCACCTTCCTGCGTCAACGCCAACTCGCCGTTCTCCAGATCAAACAAAGTACCCAGTCGAATCAGTTCTTTCACGCCGTCCGGGCCCTCGTTCACCAATGCTTCGACTGCTTCGGAGCGGCATAATCCCGCTCCGGCAACAAGTGTATCCTGCAAATGATAGGCAGGTGAATCATCCTCAGCAATAACCGCAGCAATGCCACCCTGCGCATACCGGGTGTTACTTTCCAGTAACGACTTCTTCGTGATCATCAACACACTGCGTTGTTCACTCGCCTTGATCGCAGTAAACAAACCAGCAATGCCTGAACCAATAACCAGCACATCCGTCTCCACCATCGGCAGCGCGGACAGATCAAAATCCACTAAATATTGCGGTATCATGTTATTTCACCTGTCTTGGAGCAAGAGTAGCGCATGCTACTTCACCAGTAACATGCGCTCTAGTGATTCTCTGGCTTTGTCAGCAACAGCCGGTGGCACGTAAATCTGCGGCTTCATCGTTTCGAGACATTTAACCAGCTTTTTCAAGTTGTTGACCTTCATATTCGGACATACAAGGAACTTGGTAGCAAAGTGGAATTGTTTGTCCGGGCTATCGAGACGCAGTTGGTATCCTGTACCATCCTCAGTGCCTACGATAAATTCCTTAGCGGATGAATTTTTACAATATTCCAGAATGGCGGTTGTGCTACCTACGAAATCACCCATCTCTACAACCTCAGGACGACATTCTGGGTGAACAACAAACTCGGCATTTGGATGCTTCGCTCTCATTTCAACCACGTCTTTGACCGTCAGCATATCATGGGTATTGCAGTAACCTTCCCAGATAATCATTTTCTTGTCTGTATGTTGTTGCACATAATGTCCCAGATTTTTATCCGGTACCCAGATGATTTCATCGGAATCAACAGATTGAATGACTCTGACAGCATTGGCCGATGTACAACAGATGTCGGTCTCTGCCTTGATCTCAGCTGAAGAATTGATGTACGTTACAACTTTGGCATTCGGGTGCTGTGCTTTCAATTTACGTAAGCCTTCAACGTTCACCATGTCTGCCATTGGGCAGCCTGCACGCTCGTCGGGAATAATAACCGTTTTGTTAGGAGCAAGAATTTTAGCGCTTTCACCCATAAAATGAACCCCGCAAAAAACGATAACATCCGCATCGGTCTGCGCTGCCTTCTGAGCAAGCAGAAACGAATCTCCTCGGAAATCAGCGACCTCCTGTACCTCGTCACGTTGATAATAATGGGCAAGAATAATGGCATTCCGTTCCTTCTTCAACTCCATCAGCCGCTCACGCAGCTCCCGGTTCATCTCAGCCTTGCGCTCTAAAGCCAGAGCTTCCACCTGTGATCCTCTCCTTATCGGAACAGCCTCTACGCTGTTTTATATGGCAAATCCAAGTCGTTATTTTCGCTTGAGAAACGAATCACAAGCGGTTTAACACCTAATGTACACAACGTTCACGACTCTGTCAATAAATGAAAACGCCCCAGAACAAGGACATAACCGCCCATTTCCTACGTGGTTCGCCCTAAAGCTCCCGGTTATCATTATCTATACAATTTGAAGGAATACATAAAAAAAGAGAGCCCGAAGGCTCTCTTTAGTCATCTGCCACGATAGGCAGATGGTGTTATAAATTAAGACGTTGGCTTCGTTCCACCATCATCTGGGTCATTGCTGTTTCCTTTATCCAGGTTCGGAGCTTCGTTAGGAATATCTCCGGCTGGTGGCTCAGGCGTTTCATCTTTGCCTTGGATACGGACACGTACATCACCGATGTTGTCGATGATCGCTTCTCCGCCTTCGCTAGGCGTACCTTCGCCATCGTTGCTGTTTTCATCTTTTGGAGTCAGGGAACCGGTCTCGATCAATTGTTTGATCTGATCCATTTCCAATGTTTCCACTTCCAGCAACGTTTGAGCGATCAGATGCACTTCTTTGGAATGTTTAACGAGCAAGTCTTTACACTTCTCATAACATTCGTTAATAAAGCGCTGCATTTCCTGATCGATCTCGTAAGCGATGGAATCTGAGTAATTCTGTTCGTGACCGATATCACGACCCAGGAATACCTGTCCCTGCGAACTACCGAACTGCATAGGTCCCAGCTTCTCACTCATACCATACTCCATAACCATGCTACGGACAATACCCGTAGCTTGTTGGAAGTCACTGTATGCACCGGTACCGATTTCCCCGATAAAGAGTTCTTCGGAAACACGGCCGCCAAGGAGTCCAGTAATTTTGTCCAGCAATTCTTGCTTAGTTACAAGCATACGATCTTCTTTTGGCAACATGATTACATATCCACCCGCACGTCCGCGCGGAATAATGGTAACTTTATGTACCATATCGGCATGTTCCAGGAAGTAACCTACAATGGTATGACCTGCTTCGTGATAAGCAACAATACGTTTTTCACGGTCACTGATAACACGGCTTTTCTTCTCCGTACCCACAATGACACGGTCAATCGCTTCGTCTACCTCACGCATGGAAATATCTCTACGATTACGACGTGCCGCAAGCAATGCCGCTTCATTCAAGAGATTTTCCAAATCTGCACCGGAGAATCCGGTAGTACGCTTCGCAATAATGTCCAGCTTCACATCTTTGGTGAGTGGTTTGTTGCGTGAGTGTACTTTCAGAACCGCTTCACGACCTCTCACGTCAGGGCGATCAACCGTGATTTGACGGTCAAAACGTCCTGGACGCAGCAAGGCAGGGTCCAGAATATCAGCACGGTTCGTTGCAGCAACGATGATAATACCTTCATTGGCTCCGAATCCGTCCATTTCAACGAGCAACTGGTTGAGTGTTTGTTCACGTTCGTCGTGACCACCACCAAGACCAGCACCACGCTGACGTCCTACAGCATCAATCTCATCGATAAAGATAATACATGGGGCGTTTTTCTTCGCATTTTCAAACAAGTCACGTACACGAGATGCACCGACACCGACGAACATTTCAACGAAGTCAGAACCGGAAATGCTGAAGAATGGTACACCCGCTTCACCGGCAACAGCACGAGCGAGCAAGGTTTTACCTGTACCCGGAGGACCCACAAGCAATACGCCTTTAGGAATCCGTGCACCTACTGCTGCGAATTTACGAGGGTCCTTGAGGAAGTCCACGACTTCAACAAGCTCCTGCTTCTCTTCGTCAGCACCCGCAACATCTTCAAATGTAACCCGTTTCTTCTCTTCGTTATAGAGACGAGCACGGCTTTTACCAAAGTTCATTACTTTACCGCCGCCGCCTTGAGCCTGATTAAACAGGAAGAAGAACAGCAGGAACATAATGATCAAAGGAATAAAGGAAGTCAGCAACGTCAACAGAGATGCTGTCACCTTTCATAGGTTCCTGATGATATTGGAATTTGTTCGTTTCGCTTGCAGTTACAAGCTCACTAATTGCCTCATCCGTAGGAGGAATATACGTTGAGAAATTTTCTGATTTGGCTCCGTCAGGCGTCTCCCTGTATTGACCGGTCACGAGGTACGTCTGACCGTTGAATTGAACCGTCAATTCAGAGACGTTATTGGCCTTGATCGCCGCGCGCAACTGATCATATCTAGGATTATCGGTGGCTTCGCCGCCATTGCTGACGAACTGGACTATCCCCACCACAACTAAAAAAAGAATCAAATAAAAAGCAGAATTCCGGATGAACCGATTCATCCCCTACCTCCTCTCGAGACACTTTAATTATTTTAACATAGCCCAACATGGCTTCTCAACAGAAGCCACCAACAGATATGGGCTTGGAACTAGCTTAAGCATTAGTTGCTGTAAACTTCCGGTTTCAGAATCCCGATGTAAGGGAGGTTCCGGTACTTCTCCGCATAATCCAGGCCATAGCCAACGATGAATGCGTCCGGAATGTCAAAGCCGGTGTAATGGGCTTCAAGTTCGACTTTGCGACCTGAAGGCTTGTCAAATAGCGTAACCACGCGGACGGATTCAGCACCGCGGTTCTGCAAGAGTTCGATCAGATAACTGAGCGTGAGTCCACTATCAATAATGTCCTCTACAATCAGAACCTCGCGTCCCTCAACGGATTCATCCAGATCCTTAATGATTTTGACCACGCCGGATGATTTGGTGGAAGCGCCATAACTCGATACTGCCATGAAATCCATCTCAACAGGTACCGTAATGTTCTTAACCAAATCAGCCATAAATATAAACGCACCCTTCAGCACACAAATGACCAAAGGATTGCGATTTGCATATTCGGCACTTATTGTTGCGCCTAATTCCTTGATTTTACTCTGAATCTCTTCTTCACTGATCAATACTTCCTGAATGTCGTTCTGCAACTGTGCGAACCTCCTAAGTTATACATATGAAAGCCTTACCTGAACCATAACCACTACCCCTGAATCGCTGAATCGCCTACAGTCATGTACAGGATTGCGGAAGTATCCTCCCTTACAGGAGCTACACTAGACCGGCGAACACCCGGTAACCAGATGATATTGCCTGCTCCATCACATACCACGGGAACCCGTGAACGGACAGAAGGGGGAATTTTCTCATCGATGAAAATATTTTTCACCTTTTTGCTTCCGTTTAATCCCATCACTTTCATGGTATCTCCAGGTAACCGTGAACGCACAACCAGCGGCATAAGCAGTTGATCTGCATCAAATGCGGCATGATCCGCCGATTCTGGTACATGATAGTCCTCGGGACTCATCGGAACGAGCCGAACATGCCGGTCGATTTCCGTGAGAGAAAGCTCATAGGTTCCGCTCGATTGAGCAAGACGATATTCGTAAGATTGACCCTGTACGTCAGTCCGTACGCCGAAAGAGATCAGATCATACTCCCGGGTGCAGGCGAGTGTCTGTCCTATATCCAGGCTCCAGGTCGTCGCTTCAGGCTGAA
Above is a window of Paenibacillus sp. E222 DNA encoding:
- the nadA gene encoding quinolinate synthase NadA, which encodes MEALALERKAEMNRELRERLMELKKERNAIILAHYYQRDEVQEVADFRGDSFLLAQKAAQTDADVIVFCGVHFMGESAKILAPNKTVIIPDERAGCPMADMVNVEGLRKLKAQHPNAKVVTYINSSAEIKAETDICCTSANAVRVIQSVDSDEIIWVPDKNLGHYVQQHTDKKMIIWEGYCNTHDMLTVKDVVEMRAKHPNAEFVVHPECRPEVVEMGDFVGSTTAILEYCKNSSAKEFIVGTEDGTGYQLRLDSPDKQFHFATKFLVCPNMKVNNLKKLVKCLETMKPQIYVPPAVADKARESLERMLLVK
- the nadB gene encoding L-aspartate oxidase, with protein sequence MIPQYLVDFDLSALPMVETDVLVIGSGIAGLFTAIKASEQRSVLMITKKSLLESNTRYAQGGIAAVIAEDDSPAYHLQDTLVAGAGLCRSEAVEALVNEGPDGVKELIRLGTLFDLENGELALTQEGAHSHRRILHANGDATGYEIVRALAAQANEHPGIEVWDEHFVIDLITEQGECVGALVQKADGSQVFVKAEATVLCSGGAGQLYRYTTNPEVATADGVAMAYRAGAVVRDMEFIQFHPTSLCYPGAPRFLVSEAVRGEGAYLRNVKGERFMERYHAQLELAPRDIVARAIVSEMESTNSTFVYLDITHESAEMIKHRFPTIYETCMRYGLDMTTDWIPVAPAAHYMMGGVKTDLSGESSIGRLFACGEVSSTGVHGANRLASNSLSEAIVFGGRIVDRIQSLPPLAPLQSRVPASTSIRRSIKEEQKPVSEKRLRLQKMMVRQVGLRRNGVNLQAAIEKLQQELQFFDQKFTHKEEMEYANLLTCAWLVTTGALHREESRGAHYREDFPQRDDAVWQKHSLQQREQAIVEELMS
- the hpt gene encoding hypoxanthine phosphoribosyltransferase, translated to MQNDIQEVLISEEEIQSKIKELGATISAEYANRNPLVICVLKGAFIFMADLVKNITVPVEMDFMAVSSYGASTKSSGVVKIIKDLDESVEGREVLIVEDIIDSGLTLSYLIELLQNRGAESVRVVTLFDKPSGRKVELEAHYTGFDIPDAFIVGYGLDYAEKYRNLPYIGILKPEVYSN